TGCCAAACCTAGAACGTTCGTTCTCAGGGGTTTTGCGGTAAACACTTCGGTGAGCAACTATGTATAATGAGGCAAAGCGTCTCAGTGTGGCTCACTGTCACACCTCATTACTGCGAATCAATGTTATAAGGGAGTCGTTATGCAACACCTGATTGAGCGCCTCAACCTGATCCCCCATCCCGAGGGAGGTTTTTATCGCGAAGTCTACCGTTCGCAGCAGATTGTCACTTCATCCGCGACAACAACCCAGCGTAGTGCCCTGACCCATATTTACTTTTTGCTCCTACGCGGCCAGGTCAGCCGATTTCATCGTGTCCTCCATGATGAGGAGTGGAACTACTATGAAGGAGCCCCACTGCGATTGGTTCGCTGGCATGATTCAACCGTTAAAGAACAGTGCATCGGCCCCGGTGCCCCAGAATACTGCACCACCATTGTCGGTGGAGATTTTCAAGCTGCAGAAAGTTGTGGCGATTACACCCTGGTGGGCTGCAGTGTGGCACCCGGTTTTGATTTTGCCGATTTTTCCTTTGCCGATGACAACCAGTGGCTGGCTCTCCCCGCATCGCTGCGCCAAAGTTATCAACGATTTCGTTAAGTTCGCCCTTTGAAATAACGCTTCAATATTGCCTTTCGCCCGACAATCTGTTTTCATGCGCAACACCGGGTTCACATATTTATACTCTGAAGCTTTTATCGAGGTAGCGATGGAAAACGCCCCCATCTTTGACGAACTGGAACATCCCTGGGAACAACTGGCTGAACTGATTGACGCCAACAATGTTGAATTGATCATTGCACTGCTTGACCAGCTCAACCCTTCCGATACGGCCCTGGCGGTATCACGTTTGAGTTCACCCCACCAAAACAGCCTACTGACTCTGCTTAGCCCTGAAGATGCCGCAGAAGTCATTGAGGACATTTCCGACTGTCAGGCCGTCGATCTGATTGAAGAGCTGGCCCCGCAACAGGCCGCCGCCATTCTTGAGGAGCTGGACAGCGATCACATCGCCGACCTGCTCGGCGAGCTTAATGAGGCTGACGCCAACGCGATCATAGATAACATGACGCCGGTCGAGGCGGAAGAAGCACGCCAGTTCCTGCAGTACGATGCCGACACCGCCGGCGGTTTGATGATTTCGGAGTATCTGGATTTCCGCAGCACCCAGACGGTGCAGCATGTTCTGGACGACTTCCAGACCAACCGCGACGAATATACCTATTATAACGTGCAATACCTCTACGTGACCGATGAGAGTAACCAGCTTGAAGGGGTGTTGCGTATGCGTGATCTGCTGTTTCCGCCACGAGAAACCAAACTTCACGAGCTGATGATCCGCACCCCCTACACCATCCATGTGAATGCCAGCCTCGATGAACTGCGCGATTTTTTTGAAGAGCACGATCTGTTCGGCGCGCCGGTGATCAATGATGACAATCAACTGCTCGGTGTCGTGTTGCCCGAAGCCGTCGAAGACGCCCGACGCAAACGCAGTGTTCATCAATTTCTCGGCTTTTCCGGGATCATCGGTGGTGAAGAATTCCGCTCCATGCCGCTGCTGTCCCGTTCAGGAAGACGCCTGTCCTGGCTGAGCCTCAACATTCTGCTCAACATCGTCGCTGCCAGCGTCATTGCCATGTATCAGGATACCCTGTCAGCCGTGATCGCCCTGGCGGTCTTTCTGCCCATGGTCAGCGACATGAGCGGCTGTTCGGGCAACCAGGCCGTTGCCGTCAGTATGCGCGAGCTATCCCTGGGGCTGATCCGTCCCGGAGAGATGTTGCGTGTTCTCGGCAAAGAAGCCAGTCTCGGCATTGTCAACGGCATCACGCTGGGCATCCTGCTTGGCATTATCGCTTATCTGTGGAAAGGCAATCCGTTTCTCGGTCTGGTCGTCGGCGGTGCTTTAGCCGTTAACACTGTCGTCGCCGTGACTCTGGGCGGGCTGATTCCACTCCTGCTCAAACGCTTGAAAATGGACCCGGCTCTGGTGTCGAGTCCGCTGCTGACCACGGTCACAGATATGTGTGGATTTTTCTTTGTGTTGAGCTTTGCCTCCATGGTGTTGGACAAACTGTAACTGCCCGCAGCGTCAAACGACCGCTCTTTTTAAGAACATAATAGAGTTCTCATCTTCCCTTAACCCGACATCGGTGAACTTGCTCCGTCTAAAAATGGGACTTAAACACCACATCAATTTATTGGGAGAACAAGGATGAGACACAGAATCATGCCCTACCGCCCTCTGCTGAATTTTTTACTGATTACCCTGACCCTGCTGCTGGTCAGTGCCTGCAGCGACAGCAACAGCTCAGCGCATCGCACGTCAGTGAAAATTCTTCACGTCAACGATGTCCACTCGCATCTCGACAGTGACAGTCTTGATCTGACGCTGGACGGCACCACCACCGAAGTCGAAGTCGGCGGCATGGCGCGGGTCGCCAGTTTGATCGACGACCTGTCCGCTGAAAACGACAACCACCTGGTGCTGCATGCCGGCGATGCGGTTCAGGGCACTCTGTACTACACCCTGTTTCAAGGCGAAGCCGATGCCGAGGTGATGAACGCCATTGGCTTTGACGCCATGTGTATCGGCAACCACGAATTCGACGATGGTGATGAATGGCTGGCCGGTTTTATCGATCAACTGGATGCACCGGTGATCAGTGCCAACATTGAAGTGGCCTCCGGAAATGTCCTGGAGGGTAAATTCTCCCCCTACATCATCAAAGAAGTCGGTGGTACGCAGGTCGGCATTATCGGCGTAACCATTGCCGGCAAGACCGAGG
This region of uncultured Desulfuromonas sp. genomic DNA includes:
- a CDS encoding cupin domain-containing protein, with the protein product MQHLIERLNLIPHPEGGFYREVYRSQQIVTSSATTTQRSALTHIYFLLLRGQVSRFHRVLHDEEWNYYEGAPLRLVRWHDSTVKEQCIGPGAPEYCTTIVGGDFQAAESCGDYTLVGCSVAPGFDFADFSFADDNQWLALPASLRQSYQRFR
- the mgtE gene encoding magnesium transporter, which encodes MENAPIFDELEHPWEQLAELIDANNVELIIALLDQLNPSDTALAVSRLSSPHQNSLLTLLSPEDAAEVIEDISDCQAVDLIEELAPQQAAAILEELDSDHIADLLGELNEADANAIIDNMTPVEAEEARQFLQYDADTAGGLMISEYLDFRSTQTVQHVLDDFQTNRDEYTYYNVQYLYVTDESNQLEGVLRMRDLLFPPRETKLHELMIRTPYTIHVNASLDELRDFFEEHDLFGAPVINDDNQLLGVVLPEAVEDARRKRSVHQFLGFSGIIGGEEFRSMPLLSRSGRRLSWLSLNILLNIVAASVIAMYQDTLSAVIALAVFLPMVSDMSGCSGNQAVAVSMRELSLGLIRPGEMLRVLGKEASLGIVNGITLGILLGIIAYLWKGNPFLGLVVGGALAVNTVVAVTLGGLIPLLLKRLKMDPALVSSPLLTTVTDMCGFFFVLSFASMVLDKL